A single genomic interval of Alcaligenes sp. SDU_A2 harbors:
- the mutS gene encoding DNA mismatch repair protein MutS — MTSTADLSAHTPMMRQYLQLKAQAGSHLLFYRMGDFYEMFYTDAERGARLLNLTLTKRGASNGEPIPMAGVPFHAMEGYLARLVALGESVAICEQVGDPATSKGPVERKIVRVVTPGTLTDDALLPPKADRLIAACTLLKVQRQEWVGLAWMNLASGEFLACQCEPDMLETELNRISPAELLYPEGLRHLPELPGASCHTLPDWHFAQDGSRQTLLEHFKLDSLASFGLDDLPAASAAAGALLRYVGSTQSQSLAHIAAVRVQHGSDFVVLDAVTRKNLEITETISGETSPTLFSTLDHCQTPMGSRLLRRWLHHPLRLNQAAQQRQDIVALFVQHQQAASLDARDPLGALRQSLNRFPDLERIATRIALRSVRPRELASLRDALAGLPELRDGLQQNFGASGELARHLHGLSTDPDLAALLQAAIAPEPALLVRDGGVIADGYDADLDELRSLASDSGDVLMRIEARERERTGIATLRVEYNRVHGFFIEVSRGQADKVPDDYRRRQTLKNAERFITPELKEWEDKVLSAKDRSLGREKFLFEALLDKLQDFAGPLALCSSALAELDALSSLALHALDNDWVAPELGEQAGLWIEAGRHPVVEHSIERFTPNHCEMHAQRRMLLITGPNMGGKSTYMRQVALIALLARVGSFVPARSARIGQIDRIFTRIGAADDLAGGRSTFMMEMTEAAAILAGATQYSLVLMDEIGRGTSTYDGLALAWSIAHRLLSHNQALTLFATHYFEITRLPNELPTAANVHLAAAESASGIVFLHEVQEGPASRSYGIQVAQRAGVPSAVIRQASRELSRLEAQNDPSAQLDLFNAGSAPVAVHTEPDPTTEQALDLLEQFRRVDVDELSPRAALDLLYKIKKSLQS, encoded by the coding sequence ATGACCTCCACTGCCGACCTGTCCGCCCACACGCCCATGATGCGCCAATACCTGCAGTTGAAAGCCCAAGCCGGCTCGCATCTGCTGTTCTATCGCATGGGCGATTTCTACGAGATGTTCTATACGGACGCCGAGCGTGGCGCACGCCTGCTGAATCTGACGCTGACCAAACGCGGTGCCTCCAACGGCGAACCCATACCAATGGCCGGCGTGCCGTTTCATGCTATGGAGGGGTATCTGGCGCGTTTGGTGGCGCTGGGCGAGTCGGTGGCCATCTGCGAACAAGTGGGCGATCCGGCAACCAGCAAAGGGCCGGTCGAGCGCAAGATCGTGCGTGTCGTCACTCCAGGCACCTTGACGGACGATGCACTGCTGCCGCCCAAGGCGGACCGCTTGATCGCCGCCTGCACCCTGCTGAAAGTACAGCGCCAGGAATGGGTAGGTCTGGCCTGGATGAATCTGGCCAGCGGCGAATTTTTGGCCTGTCAGTGCGAACCCGATATGCTGGAAACCGAGCTGAACCGCATCAGTCCGGCCGAACTGCTGTACCCCGAAGGCCTGCGCCACCTGCCGGAACTGCCCGGCGCAAGCTGCCACACGCTGCCGGACTGGCATTTTGCGCAAGACGGTTCGCGCCAGACGCTGCTGGAACACTTCAAGCTGGATTCGCTGGCCAGTTTCGGCCTGGACGATCTGCCCGCCGCGTCCGCCGCCGCCGGTGCGCTGCTGCGTTACGTAGGCAGCACCCAATCGCAATCGCTGGCGCACATCGCCGCCGTGCGCGTACAGCACGGCTCGGACTTTGTGGTGCTGGATGCCGTCACCCGCAAAAATCTGGAAATTACCGAGACCATCAGCGGCGAGACCAGCCCCACCTTGTTCTCTACCCTGGACCACTGCCAAACGCCGATGGGCAGCCGCCTGCTGCGCCGCTGGCTGCATCACCCGCTGCGTCTGAACCAGGCCGCCCAACAGCGTCAGGACATCGTCGCGCTGTTTGTACAACACCAGCAAGCCGCCAGCCTGGACGCCCGCGACCCGCTGGGCGCGCTGCGCCAGTCCCTGAATCGCTTCCCGGATCTGGAGCGCATCGCCACGCGCATCGCGCTGCGCAGCGTGCGGCCCCGCGAACTGGCCAGCCTGCGCGATGCTCTGGCGGGCCTGCCCGAGCTGCGCGACGGGTTGCAGCAGAATTTCGGCGCTTCGGGCGAGCTCGCCCGGCACCTGCACGGCCTATCCACAGACCCCGATCTGGCCGCCTTGCTGCAAGCCGCCATTGCCCCCGAACCGGCTTTGCTGGTGCGCGACGGCGGTGTCATCGCCGACGGCTACGATGCCGACCTGGACGAATTGCGCAGTCTGGCCAGCGACAGCGGCGATGTACTGATGCGCATTGAAGCACGCGAACGCGAACGCACCGGCATTGCCACCCTGCGTGTGGAATACAACCGGGTGCATGGGTTTTTTATCGAAGTCAGCCGTGGACAGGCCGACAAAGTACCCGACGATTACCGCCGCCGCCAGACCCTGAAGAACGCCGAGCGTTTCATCACGCCGGAACTGAAGGAATGGGAAGACAAAGTACTGTCCGCCAAGGATCGCAGTCTGGGCCGGGAAAAATTCCTGTTTGAAGCCCTGCTGGACAAATTGCAGGATTTCGCCGGACCGCTGGCGCTGTGTTCGTCGGCCCTGGCCGAACTGGATGCCCTGTCCTCGCTGGCGCTGCATGCGCTGGACAATGACTGGGTCGCTCCCGAGCTGGGTGAACAGGCCGGATTATGGATAGAAGCTGGTCGACACCCCGTGGTTGAACACAGCATCGAGCGCTTTACCCCCAACCACTGCGAGATGCATGCGCAACGCCGCATGCTGCTGATCACCGGCCCTAACATGGGCGGCAAATCCACCTATATGCGCCAGGTGGCGCTGATTGCCTTGCTGGCGCGCGTCGGCAGTTTTGTGCCCGCGCGCAGTGCCCGCATCGGCCAGATCGACCGCATCTTCACCCGTATCGGTGCCGCCGACGATCTGGCGGGCGGCCGCTCCACCTTCATGATGGAAATGACCGAAGCAGCCGCCATCCTGGCCGGTGCCACCCAATACAGCCTGGTCCTGATGGACGAGATAGGCCGCGGCACATCGACCTACGATGGCCTGGCCCTGGCCTGGTCCATTGCCCATCGCTTGCTCAGCCACAACCAGGCCCTGACCCTGTTTGCCACGCACTATTTCGAGATCACCCGCCTGCCTAATGAATTGCCCACTGCCGCCAACGTCCATCTGGCAGCAGCCGAATCGGCCTCGGGCATCGTCTTTCTGCACGAAGTCCAGGAAGGACCGGCCAGCCGCAGTTACGGGATTCAGGTTGCGCAGCGCGCCGGTGTTCCCAGCGCCGTCATTCGCCAGGCCAGCCGCGAACTAAGCCGCCTGGAAGCCCAGAACGACCCCAGCGCGCAACTGGACCTGTTCAATGCGGGCAGCGCCCCCGTCGCCGTCCATACCGAACCCGACCCGACGACCGAACAAGCCTTGGACTTGCTGGAACAGTTCAGACGCGTGGATGTGGACGAACTCAGTCCGCGCGCCGCCCTGGACCTGTTGTATAAAATCAAGAAAAGCCTGCAAAGCTAA
- the bioD gene encoding dethiobiotin synthase produces MKACFVTGTDTEIGKTLVSAALLHVLAGQGARSLGMKPIASGAESIGGRLRNPDVQALALHSSVRADPDLLTPYLFREPAAPHILAAKAGEILDPLRIQSNFQAASKLADYVVVEGVGGFMVPLGAGQTGADLAQRLNLPVILVVGLRLGALNHALLSAQAIRASGLTLLGWVSNQVEENMLHAQANIQSLREYLPEPCLGIIPRLHNPDPNERIRLAALHLRHPWPA; encoded by the coding sequence ATGAAGGCCTGCTTTGTCACCGGAACCGATACCGAAATCGGCAAAACCCTGGTCAGCGCCGCCCTGTTGCATGTGTTGGCCGGCCAAGGCGCGCGCAGCCTGGGCATGAAACCGATTGCATCGGGCGCAGAATCCATCGGCGGGCGACTGCGCAATCCTGATGTACAGGCCTTGGCCCTGCATTCCAGCGTCAGGGCCGACCCGGACCTGCTGACGCCGTATCTGTTTCGCGAACCGGCAGCCCCGCACATTCTGGCCGCCAAGGCCGGAGAAATACTGGACCCCTTGCGTATCCAATCCAACTTCCAGGCAGCAAGCAAGTTGGCCGACTATGTTGTGGTCGAAGGCGTAGGCGGCTTCATGGTCCCGCTGGGGGCCGGGCAGACCGGGGCGGATCTGGCGCAGCGCTTGAACCTGCCGGTGATTCTGGTGGTCGGTCTGCGGCTGGGGGCCTTGAACCATGCCTTGCTCAGCGCCCAGGCCATACGCGCAAGCGGCTTAACATTGCTGGGATGGGTCAGCAATCAGGTAGAAGAAAATATGCTGCATGCGCAGGCCAATATACAAAGCCTGCGCGAATACCTGCCCGAACCGTGCCTGGGAATCATCCCCCGCCTACACAACCCCGATCCAAACGAACGCATACGCTTGGCTGCTTTGCACTTGCGCCATCCCTGGCCCGCCTGA
- the bioA gene encoding adenosylmethionine--8-amino-7-oxononanoate transaminase gives MSHIDLPPLSRRSLDAVWHPCTQMQHHDQGVPLPAILRAQGAWLHDQDGKRYLDAISSWWVNLFGHSHPHIINAISEQLHTLDHIMLCGLTHEPVVQLSEQLAALTGNRLGHAFYGSDGASAVEIALKLSAQYWRNQGQAHKHRFVGLQQGYHGETLGALAVTDVPLFREHYDAQLATNYMAASPDLRQAAHPDEQQAVTQAALDSLETVLRQHTDIAAVILEPLVQCAAGMVMHAPAYLRGVRALCDRYQVHLILDEIAVGCGRTGRFFACEHADIWPDLLCLSKGITGGTLPLSVVLSSHTLYQGFYDPDLRRGFLHSHSYSGNPLACRAALATLELFRELPVFELQDALARELEPGLQDLATRHPNIRHLRRCGMIWAFDLDTGPMRHDHDAFARRFYRSALRYGLLLRPIANTVYIMPGYIWQSSETHHLLTGLHDLLKEYA, from the coding sequence ATGAGCCACATCGACCTGCCCCCCTTATCCCGCCGCAGCCTGGATGCCGTCTGGCATCCTTGTACCCAAATGCAACACCACGATCAAGGCGTGCCGCTACCGGCCATCCTCCGCGCCCAGGGAGCCTGGTTGCACGATCAGGACGGAAAACGCTATCTGGACGCAATCAGTTCATGGTGGGTCAACCTGTTCGGGCACAGCCACCCCCACATCATCAATGCCATCAGCGAACAGTTGCACACCCTGGATCACATCATGCTGTGCGGTCTGACCCACGAGCCCGTTGTGCAACTGTCCGAACAGTTGGCTGCCTTGACCGGCAACCGGCTAGGCCATGCCTTCTACGGCAGCGACGGGGCGTCGGCGGTAGAGATCGCTCTTAAACTTAGCGCACAGTACTGGCGCAACCAGGGCCAGGCGCACAAACACCGTTTTGTGGGCTTGCAACAGGGCTATCATGGAGAAACCCTGGGCGCACTGGCCGTCACCGACGTCCCCTTGTTCCGCGAACACTATGACGCGCAACTGGCTACAAACTACATGGCGGCCAGTCCCGATCTACGCCAAGCCGCGCATCCGGACGAGCAGCAGGCCGTCACCCAGGCCGCGCTGGACTCGCTGGAAACGGTGCTGCGCCAACACACCGACATTGCCGCCGTCATTCTGGAACCACTGGTGCAATGCGCCGCCGGCATGGTCATGCATGCTCCTGCCTATCTGCGCGGCGTACGCGCCCTGTGCGATCGCTATCAAGTGCATTTGATTTTGGACGAAATCGCTGTCGGCTGCGGGCGCACCGGTCGTTTCTTTGCCTGCGAACATGCCGACATCTGGCCTGACCTGCTGTGTTTATCCAAAGGCATCACAGGCGGCACGCTCCCCCTGTCCGTCGTGCTTTCAAGCCATACGCTTTACCAGGGCTTTTACGACCCGGACCTGCGACGCGGGTTTCTGCACTCGCATTCCTATTCCGGGAATCCACTGGCCTGTCGGGCCGCGCTGGCCACGCTGGAACTGTTTCGGGAACTGCCGGTTTTCGAGCTACAGGACGCACTGGCACGAGAACTGGAACCCGGTTTGCAGGATCTAGCGACACGGCACCCAAACATACGGCACCTACGCCGATGCGGCATGATCTGGGCTTTCGATCTGGATACAGGCCCGATGCGACATGACCATGATGCCTTTGCGCGCCGTTTCTACCGGTCCGCACTGCGCTACGGCCTGTTGCTGCGCCCGATTGCCAATACCGTCTACATCATGCCGGGCTACATATGGCAGTCATCGGAAACTCACCACCTGCTGACCGGCCTGCATGATTTGCTGAAGGAATACGCATGA
- a CDS encoding FecR/PupR family sigma factor regulator codes for MRVDERVRRIDDQALEWLVRESDGMDARSQSAFRAWLDIDPEHQAAYRRWQAQWEALGRLSPAQLRDLREQDAFPADHTPPFAWMRRLQDVCEDFWLAHPARRPVLGGALALVAGLVVLGGLGRYVG; via the coding sequence ATGCGGGTCGACGAACGGGTCCGGCGCATCGATGACCAAGCCCTGGAATGGTTGGTGCGAGAAAGCGATGGCATGGATGCCCGTAGCCAATCCGCATTTCGAGCCTGGCTGGACATAGATCCCGAACATCAGGCCGCCTATCGCCGCTGGCAGGCGCAATGGGAAGCCCTGGGCAGGCTGAGTCCTGCGCAATTGCGTGATTTGCGGGAGCAGGATGCTTTTCCTGCAGACCATACGCCGCCCTTTGCTTGGATGCGCCGCCTGCAAGATGTCTGCGAAGACTTCTGGCTGGCGCACCCGGCTCGTCGCCCGGTTCTGGGGGGCGCTTTGGCCTTGGTGGCGGGCTTGGTGGTGTTGGGTGGCCTAGGGCGGTATGTAGGTTAG
- a CDS encoding aminotransferase class I/II-fold pyridoxal phosphate-dependent enzyme, whose amino-acid sequence MNALLNRLEHGLQGLRRQDLWRHRTLCQPLPNGHVRRDGRDMLSFAGNDYLGLSLHPDLQPALADAAGATASPLVCGHHRQAHALEQELAAWSGFDAARLFVSGYQASLGVIPALLGPKDSIFCDRLNHASLIDGSRLSGARLRVYPHRDMGRLEALLSRPGPGLKLIISDSLFSMDGTLAPVDELLTLCERHDAMLYLDDAHGLGVLGANGRGAPEHFALTQAQRRRLIYLGTFGKAAGLGGAFVAGSATLIDWLTQRARSYVFSTGLAPAHCAALRACLPLISQAQQQRTRLQHLARLWQIQADTLPWPSPLSETPVQRLMLGQPSQALRLSAYLAEHGIWAPAIRPPTVPRGQSRLRISLSAAHQERDILRLADCLRQAPSFPNTETSAP is encoded by the coding sequence ATGAACGCTCTTTTGAATCGCCTGGAGCACGGCCTGCAAGGGCTGCGCCGGCAAGACTTGTGGCGCCACCGGACACTGTGCCAACCACTGCCCAACGGCCATGTCCGACGCGACGGCCGGGACATGCTGAGCTTTGCCGGCAACGACTACCTGGGCCTGAGCCTGCACCCGGACCTGCAACCCGCGCTCGCCGATGCAGCCGGCGCGACGGCTTCCCCTCTGGTGTGCGGACACCACCGCCAAGCCCATGCATTGGAGCAGGAACTGGCTGCCTGGAGCGGATTTGACGCTGCGCGTCTGTTTGTCAGCGGTTACCAAGCCAGCCTGGGGGTGATTCCCGCCTTGCTTGGCCCCAAGGACAGCATTTTCTGCGACCGCCTGAATCATGCCAGCCTGATCGACGGCAGCCGGCTATCCGGAGCACGCCTGCGCGTCTACCCCCATCGCGATATGGGTCGGCTCGAGGCCCTGCTCTCCCGACCGGGGCCGGGTCTGAAATTAATCATTTCCGACAGCCTCTTCAGCATGGACGGCACCCTGGCTCCGGTCGATGAGCTACTGACACTGTGCGAGCGCCACGATGCCATGCTGTACCTGGACGATGCCCACGGCCTGGGCGTGCTGGGCGCAAACGGACGCGGCGCACCCGAACACTTTGCGCTGACCCAGGCGCAAAGGCGCAGGCTGATCTATCTGGGCACGTTTGGCAAAGCAGCGGGGCTGGGCGGCGCTTTTGTGGCCGGCAGCGCCACGCTGATCGACTGGCTGACCCAACGCGCGCGCAGCTATGTGTTCAGCACAGGACTGGCCCCGGCCCACTGCGCCGCCTTGCGGGCCTGCCTGCCCTTGATTTCCCAAGCACAACAGCAGCGCACCCGTCTGCAACACCTTGCCCGACTCTGGCAGATCCAGGCCGACACCTTGCCCTGGCCTTCCCCTTTATCCGAGACGCCGGTGCAAAGACTGATGCTGGGCCAGCCCAGTCAGGCGTTGCGCCTGTCCGCCTATCTGGCCGAACACGGCATCTGGGCTCCGGCCATACGCCCGCCTACCGTGCCGCGCGGCCAGTCCCGACTGCGCATTTCGCTGTCCGCCGCCCACCAAGAGCGGGACATTTTGCGTCTGGCCGATTGCCTGCGTCAGGCCCCATCCTTCCCCAACACCGAAACGAGCGCACCATGA
- a CDS encoding benzoate/H(+) symporter BenE family transporter, translating into MSTAKTSHSLLLSDLTHPVVAGLISVIVNYGGTFILVFQAAKVAGLSPELTASWVWSVSIGVGVTGLILSWVAREPIITAWSTPAAAFLVTALASTPYEQAVGAYLISALAFVVLGLSGYFERVIRLIPAGIASGLLAGILLQFGIGAFGGMSVDPMLAGLLIAAYLIFKRLNARYAVVGILVLGLGFLLLQERVDLAGLQLQLAAPVFTMPAFSLNALLSVALPLFLITLTGQYMPGMLVLRNDGFRTSANPIVALTGLGSLLMAPFGSHAFNIAAITAAICTGREAHEDPSKRWIAGIAAGLFYILVGVFGVTLAAVFMAFPATFITTLAGLALLGTIGGSLAGAMAEPKTREAALITFLASAANITLLGIGGAFWGLLIGLLAYLVLNGKMPQRKSKAAVLPTEASPEKPVLR; encoded by the coding sequence ATGTCCACAGCCAAAACCTCACACTCCCTCCTGCTCAGCGATCTGACGCATCCCGTGGTGGCCGGCCTGATTTCGGTCATCGTCAACTATGGCGGCACCTTTATTCTGGTCTTTCAGGCCGCCAAAGTCGCCGGGCTCAGCCCCGAGCTGACCGCCTCCTGGGTCTGGTCGGTATCCATCGGCGTCGGCGTGACCGGTCTGATTCTCAGTTGGGTCGCGCGCGAACCCATCATCACAGCCTGGTCCACCCCGGCCGCCGCCTTTCTGGTCACTGCGCTGGCCAGCACGCCCTACGAACAGGCCGTCGGTGCCTACCTGATCTCGGCTCTGGCCTTTGTGGTGCTGGGACTGTCCGGTTACTTCGAGCGCGTCATCCGCCTGATTCCCGCCGGTATCGCATCCGGCCTACTGGCCGGGATCTTGCTGCAATTTGGCATCGGTGCCTTTGGTGGAATGAGTGTGGACCCCATGCTGGCCGGCCTGCTGATCGCCGCCTACCTGATCTTCAAGCGTCTGAACGCGCGCTACGCGGTAGTCGGCATCCTGGTGCTGGGCCTGGGTTTTCTGCTGCTGCAAGAGCGCGTGGATCTGGCCGGCCTGCAGCTGCAATTGGCCGCCCCGGTCTTTACCATGCCGGCCTTTTCGCTGAATGCCTTGCTCAGCGTGGCTTTGCCCCTGTTCCTTATCACCCTGACCGGCCAATACATGCCAGGCATGCTGGTGCTGCGCAACGACGGCTTTCGCACCAGCGCCAATCCTATTGTCGCGCTGACCGGCCTGGGTTCGCTGCTCATGGCCCCCTTTGGCTCCCACGCCTTTAATATAGCCGCCATCACGGCAGCCATCTGCACCGGCCGCGAAGCGCACGAAGATCCGTCCAAGCGCTGGATCGCGGGTATTGCCGCCGGCCTGTTCTATATCCTGGTGGGCGTGTTCGGCGTCACGCTGGCCGCTGTTTTCATGGCTTTCCCCGCCACCTTCATCACCACACTGGCGGGCCTGGCCTTGCTAGGCACCATAGGCGGCAGTCTGGCCGGGGCCATGGCCGAACCCAAGACCCGCGAAGCCGCCCTGATCACCTTTCTGGCCTCGGCGGCCAACATTACCCTGCTGGGCATAGGCGGTGCCTTCTGGGGCCTGCTGATCGGCTTGCTGGCCTATCTGGTGCTGAACGGAAAAATGCCGCAACGCAAGTCCAAAGCAGCCGTCCTGCCCACCGAGGCCAGCCCCGAAAAGCCCGTTCTGCGCTAG
- a CDS encoding cytochrome P450 has translation MFKAPFIADPYAFYADLRQGPPLVWTPDFCGGAWLVHRHADVRFALRDPALRVRRIGGWTTQAQAPDTSRLYAFKSLMARALVFVDRPRHTRIRRVLSPAFTADAMRALEPAIQTRCQQLAGELRRKLENGQADLARDICRPLPVLVMMDLLGLRDLPAERLLEWTEAMAHFLGIPTPDAPVLLRAQHALLDMADCLSDARHLVPDGLAWQLLHDQNLSLRGRQERLAQCCMLLFAGYETSRHLLGTMLNTLIQRADLRQTLEQHPQQIPAAVREFLRHDSPIQYTARRLEGDRHWHGQTLRKGQLLVLLLGAANHDPDIFPDPQTLDFTRHTQPELSLGHGIHHCLGAGLAQLEARLAVQTLLPLLPSLQSRPGQRIRLPAYRGWDNLPVQTVAA, from the coding sequence GTGTTCAAGGCGCCATTCATCGCCGACCCCTACGCGTTTTATGCCGACCTGCGCCAAGGTCCGCCCTTAGTCTGGACGCCTGATTTCTGTGGCGGTGCCTGGCTGGTTCACCGCCATGCCGATGTCCGATTCGCCTTGCGAGACCCCGCCTTGCGCGTGCGCCGGATCGGCGGTTGGACCACGCAGGCCCAGGCACCGGACACCTCCCGCCTGTATGCCTTCAAAAGCCTGATGGCCCGCGCTCTGGTGTTCGTGGACCGGCCCCGGCACACACGGATACGGCGCGTGCTCAGCCCCGCCTTCACCGCCGATGCCATGCGGGCACTGGAACCGGCTATTCAAACACGCTGCCAACAACTTGCCGGTGAACTACGCCGCAAACTGGAAAACGGGCAGGCCGATTTAGCACGCGATATCTGTCGGCCCCTGCCTGTACTGGTCATGATGGACCTGCTGGGCTTGCGCGATTTGCCGGCCGAACGACTGCTTGAATGGACCGAAGCGATGGCGCATTTTCTGGGTATCCCCACCCCGGACGCACCCGTGCTGCTGCGCGCCCAACACGCCCTGCTGGACATGGCCGACTGCCTGTCGGACGCGCGCCATCTCGTGCCCGACGGCTTGGCCTGGCAGCTATTGCACGACCAAAACCTGTCCCTGCGCGGTCGCCAAGAACGGCTAGCCCAGTGCTGCATGCTGCTCTTTGCCGGTTACGAGACCTCGCGCCACCTGTTGGGCACCATGCTCAACACCCTGATCCAACGCGCCGACCTGCGCCAGACGCTGGAGCAGCACCCACAGCAGATTCCGGCCGCCGTGCGCGAATTTCTGCGCCACGACAGCCCGATTCAATACACGGCGCGCCGCCTGGAAGGCGATCGCCACTGGCACGGCCAGACATTACGTAAAGGCCAGTTGCTGGTCTTGTTGCTTGGCGCGGCCAATCACGATCCCGATATTTTTCCGGACCCGCAGACACTGGATTTCACACGCCACACGCAGCCAGAGCTGTCTCTGGGCCACGGCATCCACCACTGCCTTGGGGCCGGACTGGCGCAACTGGAAGCCCGGCTTGCCGTGCAAACCTTATTGCCCCTCTTGCCGTCCCTGCAGTCCCGCCCAGGCCAGCGCATCAGGCTGCCCGCCTACCGAGGCTGGGACAATCTGCCCGTACAAACGGTCGCAGCATGA
- a CDS encoding JmjC domain-containing protein, which translates to MDIDQPLALLGGISAHEFMQIYWQRKPLLIRRAIPNFKPSLSIANIRELVSRDEVESRLIVHDEQGWHMETGPFDELPPASQPKWTALAQSVDLHDDATAALMRQFRFIADARLDDAMISIASDGGGVGPHFDSYDVFLLQAHGRRHWRISQQKDLSLVPDLPLKILRNFQAEEEFTLEPGDMLYLPPHVAHDGIALGECMTISIGFRSPTQATLARGLMEAASDQLAAAGGEGYGLYSDPPLAMPDLQARYTDPGVGATRTPAALPENLVQKSLDALNAIRFDDALAARFLGVWLTELPANSWFDIADEPVDLHDPDLPAGRLVLDRCTRMMYREHELYINGEVAPCPATRALRLLADEREIKTGSAAFQELDEDALDMLNAWLDDGWIQFQAA; encoded by the coding sequence ATGGACATCGATCAGCCCTTGGCCCTTCTGGGCGGCATCAGCGCGCATGAATTCATGCAAATCTACTGGCAACGCAAGCCTTTGCTAATCCGCCGCGCCATCCCCAATTTCAAACCGTCGCTCAGCATCGCCAATATTCGCGAACTGGTGTCGCGCGACGAAGTCGAATCGCGCCTGATTGTGCACGACGAACAAGGCTGGCACATGGAAACCGGGCCGTTCGACGAGCTGCCGCCCGCTTCCCAGCCCAAATGGACCGCCCTGGCCCAAAGCGTGGACCTGCACGATGACGCCACGGCGGCTCTGATGCGGCAATTTCGCTTCATTGCCGATGCGCGCCTGGACGACGCCATGATCAGCATCGCCTCGGACGGCGGCGGCGTGGGACCGCACTTTGACAGTTACGATGTCTTTCTGCTGCAGGCCCACGGACGGCGGCACTGGCGCATCAGCCAACAAAAAGACTTGAGCCTGGTGCCTGATCTGCCCCTGAAAATACTACGCAATTTCCAGGCCGAAGAAGAATTCACCCTGGAGCCGGGCGATATGCTGTATTTGCCCCCGCATGTCGCGCACGACGGCATCGCCCTGGGCGAGTGCATGACCATCTCCATCGGCTTTCGTTCGCCCACCCAGGCCACGCTAGCGCGCGGCCTGATGGAGGCGGCCAGCGATCAGTTGGCTGCTGCTGGCGGCGAAGGCTACGGCTTGTATTCCGATCCGCCCCTGGCCATGCCAGACCTGCAGGCCCGTTATACCGACCCTGGCGTGGGCGCAACCCGCACGCCGGCTGCCCTGCCTGAAAACCTGGTGCAAAAGTCGCTGGACGCCCTGAATGCCATCCGCTTTGACGACGCCCTGGCCGCCCGCTTTCTGGGCGTCTGGCTGACCGAGCTGCCGGCCAACTCGTGGTTCGACATTGCCGACGAGCCGGTCGATCTGCATGATCCGGACCTCCCTGCTGGTCGTCTGGTACTGGATCGCTGCACCCGAATGATGTATCGTGAACACGAGTTGTACATCAATGGCGAAGTCGCCCCCTGCCCCGCCACCCGTGCCTTGCGCCTGCTGGCCGACGAACGGGAAATCAAGACCGGCAGCGCGGCGTTCCAGGAGCTGGACGAGGACGCGCTGGACATGTTGAACGCCTGGCTGGACGACGGCTGGATTCAGTTTCAAGCCGCTTGA
- a CDS encoding sigma-70 region 4 domain-containing protein gives MLEYYYRKWINFCVRWAGADAPSAQPDQRIMQVIRSLPRRRREAFLLHRFDGLSHAEIARRMQTSSQMVEQHVRLALRACRQAPRVPGSAASGMSAAPGRS, from the coding sequence ATGCTCGAATATTACTATCGTAAATGGATCAATTTTTGCGTGCGTTGGGCGGGTGCAGATGCGCCGTCGGCACAGCCCGATCAGCGCATCATGCAGGTCATTCGCTCCTTGCCGCGTCGTCGGCGCGAAGCGTTCTTATTGCACCGTTTTGATGGCCTGTCGCATGCCGAGATTGCCCGGCGCATGCAGACATCCAGCCAGATGGTGGAACAACATGTGCGTTTGGCCTTGCGGGCCTGCCGTCAAGCCCCGAGGGTGCCAGGCTCTGCGGCAAGCGGCATGTCGGCCGCGCCGGGTAGGAGCTAA